A region from the Triticum urartu cultivar G1812 chromosome 1, Tu2.1, whole genome shotgun sequence genome encodes:
- the LOC125520784 gene encoding ubiquitin-conjugating enzyme E2 7-like, translating into MAAPPSQASLLLQKQLRDLAKNPVDGFSAGLVDDGNVFEWQVTIIGPPETLYDGGYFNAVMTFPQDYPNSPPSVRFTSEMWHPNVYPDGRVCISILHPPGDDPNGYELASERWTPVHTVESIVLSIISMLSSPNDESPANIEAAKDWREKRAEFKKKVRSLVRKSQEML; encoded by the exons ATGGCGGCCCCCCCGAGCCAGGCGAGCCTCCTGCTCCAGAAGCAGCTCCGAG ATCTAGCGAAGAACCCCGTGGACGGGTTCTCGGCGGGGCTGGTGGACGACGGCAACGTGTTTGAGTGGCAGGTCACCATCATCGGCCCGCCGGAGACGTTATA TGATGGAGGCTACTTCAATGCAGTAATGACCTTTCCTCAGGATTATCCCAACAGTCCTCCATCAGTAAGGTTTACTTCTGAGATGTGGCATCCAAACG TCTATCCTGATGGGCGTGTGTGCATTTCTATTCTTCATCCACCTGGTGATGATCCGAATGGTTACGAGCTTGCAAGTGAACGGTGGACACCAGTGCACACA GTTGAGAGTATAGTTTTGAGCATTATTTCGATGCTCTCTAGTCCAAACGATGAGTCTCCAGCAAATATTGAAGCGGCT AAGGACTGGAGAGAAAAGAGGGCCGAATTCAAGAAAAAGGTGAGGAGCCTTGTTCGCAAATCTCAGGAAATGCTCTGA